In Apium graveolens cultivar Ventura chromosome 10, ASM990537v1, whole genome shotgun sequence, the following are encoded in one genomic region:
- the LOC141691243 gene encoding uncharacterized protein LOC141691243 produces the protein MADKNSERAAKIASASKRGKDIEIRSSYMSLIDMINTRGDEYPSTAHLDSFNHCNTWHNIDFNKLNARYNVPPPFRLVPVSGGDRTCHWRPDTLFIYTDALNAGLRFPFHPFIPHLLADLQINPCQLPPNAWRNILCFMVCCLREGFPLSVAVFRKVFQCYNSSSNICGWVYVKQRPKSKHIFNSASIPDNNPNWRNSFVGLRWENGDWGTLFRSSFGKVSDGSLKSIHLTPEETIIYNGLTQDDGTTTSWTLLEEFSLIHVGLSSVSQQAAKEINEDNVPLVEETARMKKARLAGLDTRGKATEPIFLRKHKEPMGEASTEGAEGHNAPITAAAPAAAATGAFQPLWGFRRGDTVVGSTKHAWDWSYHSVTPKDFTDVVATPDLERIKLMGAQSLASSNAYFQGAVRQAESWKRASDKADNALRRQQKKATLTSRRPSIRLGPRKGTHTSLRGR, from the exons atggctgacaagaattctgagagggcggccaaaattgcctcggcttcaaaacgaggtaaggatatcgagatccgctcttcatatatgtctttaattgatatgattaatactaggggggatgaatatccctccactgcacatctcgactcttttaatcactgtaatacttggcataacatagatttcaataaactaaatgctcgttataacgtccctcccccctttagactagttccagtctctggtggtgaccgtacttgccactggaggcccgatactcttttcatctacaccgacgcccttaacgctgggcttaggttccctttccatccttttatccctcatcttttggccgacttacaaatcaacccatgtcagcttcctccaaacgcctggaggaatattctatgttttatggtttgttgtcttagggagggctttcctctttcggtagccgtttttaggaaagtcttccaatgttacaatagttcttctaatatttgtggctgggtttatgtcaaacaaaggcccaaaagcaaacatatctttaatagcgcctctattcctgataataatccaaattggaggaatagtttcgttgggttacgttgggagaatggcgactggggcacgctctttcgatcttcctttgggaaggtcagtgatggtagcctcaaatccattcacttaactcctgaagaaactattatttataatggccttactcaggatgatggtacgaccaccagctggactctcttagaggagttttccctaattcatgtgggactatcctctgtttctcaacagg ctgctaaggagattaacgaggacaacgttcctttggttgaggagacagctaggatgaagaaagctcggctcgcaggcctagacacccggggaaaggcgacagagcctatcttcttgagaaagcacaaggagcctatgggggaggcttcaactgaaggagctgagggccataatgctcctatcactgctgctgcccctgctgctgctgctacaggcgcctttcagcctctctggggattccgccgaggggataccgtggttggttccacgaagcatgcttgggattggtcctaccatagcgtgaccccaaaggactttactgatgtggtggccacccctgaccttgagaggattaagctcatgggagcccaatctctggcttcg tctaacgcctactttcaaggcgctgtgaggcaagccgaatcatggaagcgggcttctgataaggccgataatgctctcaggaggcagcagaagaa